A genomic window from Rhizobium sp. EC-SD404 includes:
- a CDS encoding cisplatin damage response ATP-dependent DNA ligase encodes MKRFAELLDRLLLTPSRNGKLTLLVDYFKSVPDPERGLALAAITRDLSIASVKPAMLRALVEERIDPILFGYSYDYVGDLAETIALIWPTEASALDRRNDVPTLSEVVQTLDATSRAKAPAVMADWLDRLDASGRYALIKLATGGLRIGVSSRLAKQALADFGKVDVVEIEELWHGLTLPYLELFAWLEGHAPKPESLAAAPFRPVMLATAIEDGDLDKLNPADYAAEWKWDGIRVQATSERGVRRLYTRTGDDISGTFPDILEALDFEGAMDGELLVGHSPDLAAGKQGPVEIGTFGDLQQRLNRKAVTTKTMEAYPAFIRAYDLMQDGSEDLRAAPFRERRARLEAFVLGLDPTRFDISPLVEFTEWQQIVDFRTEPPHPIIEGLMLKRWDSAYVPGRPRGPWFKWKREPFTIDAVLMYAQRGHGKRSSFYSDYTFGVWKGDTPETGELVPVGKAYFGFTDDELKLIDKFVRDNTIDRYGPVRSVKATPEVGLVLEIAFEGLNRSARHKSGVAMRFPRISRLRWDKPAREADRLETLERMLD; translated from the coding sequence ATGAAGCGCTTTGCCGAACTTCTCGATCGCTTGCTTCTGACCCCGTCGCGCAACGGCAAGCTCACGCTGCTCGTCGACTATTTCAAGTCGGTGCCGGACCCTGAGCGGGGACTGGCTCTTGCCGCGATCACGCGCGACCTGTCGATCGCCTCGGTGAAGCCGGCGATGCTGCGGGCGCTGGTCGAGGAGCGGATCGATCCGATCCTGTTCGGCTATTCCTATGATTATGTCGGCGATCTGGCCGAGACGATCGCGCTCATCTGGCCGACCGAGGCGAGCGCGCTTGACCGGCGAAACGATGTGCCGACACTTTCGGAAGTGGTGCAGACGCTGGATGCGACGAGCCGGGCGAAGGCTCCGGCCGTGATGGCGGACTGGCTTGATCGCCTCGACGCTTCGGGCCGTTATGCGTTGATCAAGCTGGCGACCGGGGGCTTGCGCATCGGCGTGTCGTCGCGGCTCGCCAAACAGGCGCTCGCGGATTTCGGCAAGGTCGACGTGGTCGAGATCGAGGAACTCTGGCACGGGTTGACGCTGCCTTATCTGGAGCTTTTTGCGTGGCTTGAGGGCCATGCGCCAAAGCCCGAAAGCCTCGCCGCCGCTCCCTTCCGGCCGGTGATGCTTGCCACTGCCATCGAGGATGGGGACCTCGACAAGCTGAACCCTGCCGATTACGCGGCCGAATGGAAGTGGGACGGCATCCGGGTACAGGCGACATCGGAGCGCGGCGTGCGCCGGCTTTATACGCGCACCGGCGACGACATCTCCGGCACATTTCCCGATATTCTCGAGGCGCTCGATTTCGAAGGCGCGATGGACGGCGAACTGCTCGTCGGCCACAGCCCCGACCTGGCAGCGGGCAAGCAGGGCCCGGTCGAAATCGGCACCTTCGGCGACCTGCAGCAGCGATTGAACCGAAAAGCCGTCACCACGAAGACGATGGAAGCCTATCCGGCCTTCATCCGCGCCTACGATCTGATGCAGGACGGCAGCGAAGATCTTCGGGCGGCCCCGTTTCGCGAGCGGCGGGCACGTCTCGAAGCCTTCGTGCTGGGGCTCGATCCCACGCGGTTCGATATTTCGCCGCTCGTCGAATTCACCGAATGGCAGCAGATCGTCGATTTTCGCACCGAGCCCCCGCACCCGATCATCGAAGGGCTTATGCTGAAGCGGTGGGATAGCGCCTATGTTCCGGGCCGCCCCCGCGGGCCCTGGTTCAAATGGAAGCGCGAACCGTTCACCATCGATGCCGTGCTGATGTATGCGCAGCGCGGTCATGGAAAGCGGTCGAGCTTCTATTCCGATTACACGTTCGGTGTCTGGAAGGGCGATACGCCGGAAACCGGCGAGCTCGTGCCTGTCGGCAAGGCCTATTTCGGCTTTACGGACGATGAATTGAAGCTGATCGACAAATTCGTACGCGACAACACGATCGATCGCTACGGGCCGGTGCGCTCGGTGAAAGCGACGCCCGAGGTGGGGCTGGTTCTGGAGATCGCGTTCGAGGGGCTGAACCGCTCCGCTCGGCACAAATCGGGCGTGGCGATGCGCTTTCCGCGCATATCGCGGCTGCGCTGGGACAAGCCGGCGCGCGAGGCCGATCGCCTGGAAACGCTGGAACGCATGCTGGACTGA
- a CDS encoding CAP domain-containing protein, with the protein MQTRRFVLLGSGATGLALIAGCSTLGNRSSIPGRVVTMDAIERVNAFRVANGRTPLRHDARASEAALSHARTMAENRRMAHNIGVGADFVQRMKGQDVALPAAENIATGQANVDRALLAWEVSASHRANTLDPRFTGLGVAMAQDTENGGDPYWAMVLSGG; encoded by the coding sequence ATGCAGACCAGACGTTTCGTGCTTCTCGGAAGCGGCGCGACCGGGCTTGCGCTGATTGCAGGGTGCTCGACACTCGGCAACCGCAGTTCGATCCCGGGCCGCGTCGTCACCATGGACGCAATCGAGCGGGTGAATGCCTTTCGTGTTGCCAACGGCCGCACACCGCTGCGCCACGATGCGCGCGCTTCGGAAGCGGCGCTTTCCCACGCCCGGACGATGGCCGAGAACCGCCGGATGGCGCACAATATCGGTGTCGGCGCGGATTTCGTGCAGCGCATGAAGGGGCAGGACGTGGCCCTGCCGGCCGCGGAAAACATCGCGACGGGGCAGGCGAATGTCGATCGCGCGCTGCTCGCCTGGGAAGTCTCGGCAAGCCACCGTGCCAATACGCTCGATCCCCGCTTCACCGGGCTTGGCGTCGCCATGGCGCAGGATACGGAGAATGGCGGAGATCCCTATTGGGCGATGGTTCTGTCTGGCGGCTGA
- a CDS encoding ligase-associated DNA damage response exonuclease, which yields MRPDDLLKPRPEGLYCPPGDFYIDPVRPVERALVTHGHADHARPGNQNVLATRQTLDIMAIRYGEGFAASRQEAKIGETLTINGVSVSFHPAGHVLGSAQICVEKDGLRIVASGDYKPRPDPTCAAFEPVLCDVFITEATFALPVFRHPDDREEIAKLLKSVRQFPERSHLVGAYALGKAQRVIRLIRDAGYDETIYIHGALKTLCDYYESQGIALGSLAPATVDNGKKGDFAGAIVVGPPSAFADRWARRFPDPVSCFASGWMRVRQRAKQRGVELPIILSDHADWDELIETITAISPSEVWVTHGREEALVRWCELNGIRARPLHLVGYEDEAE from the coding sequence ATGCGCCCCGATGATCTGCTCAAGCCGCGCCCCGAGGGGCTCTATTGCCCGCCAGGAGATTTCTACATCGATCCGGTGCGCCCTGTGGAGCGCGCGCTGGTCACGCACGGCCATGCCGATCACGCCCGACCGGGCAATCAGAACGTGCTCGCCACCCGGCAGACGCTGGACATCATGGCGATCCGCTACGGCGAAGGCTTTGCGGCAAGCCGGCAGGAAGCGAAAATCGGGGAAACGCTGACGATCAACGGGGTCTCAGTCTCGTTCCATCCCGCCGGCCATGTGTTGGGATCGGCCCAGATCTGCGTCGAAAAGGACGGGCTCCGGATCGTTGCGTCCGGGGATTACAAGCCCCGACCCGACCCGACCTGCGCAGCCTTCGAACCGGTGCTCTGCGATGTCTTCATCACCGAAGCGACCTTCGCGCTGCCGGTGTTCCGGCACCCCGACGACCGCGAGGAGATCGCGAAGCTCCTGAAGTCCGTGCGACAGTTCCCCGAGCGCTCGCATCTCGTCGGCGCCTATGCGCTCGGCAAGGCGCAGCGGGTGATCCGCCTGATCCGCGACGCGGGCTATGATGAAACCATCTACATCCACGGCGCACTGAAGACGCTCTGCGACTATTACGAATCCCAAGGCATTGCGCTCGGATCGCTCGCACCGGCCACCGTCGACAACGGCAAGAAGGGTGATTTCGCCGGGGCGATCGTCGTCGGTCCGCCATCGGCCTTTGCCGATCGCTGGGCGCGGCGCTTTCCCGATCCGGTGTCCTGCTTCGCCTCGGGCTGGATGCGCGTGCGCCAGCGCGCCAAACAACGCGGCGTGGAGCTCCCCATCATACTTTCCGACCACGCCGACTGGGACGAATTGATCGAGACGATCACCGCCATCTCGCCGTCGGAAGTTTGGGTGACGCATGGGCGCGAAGAGGCGCTGGTTCGCTGGTGCGAGTTGAACGGTATTCGCGCTCGCCCGTTACATCTGGTCGGATACGAAGACGAGGCTGAGTGA
- a CDS encoding DUF6460 domain-containing protein, whose protein sequence is MSGRVTRFLGDTPGRTLVKLLVVSFIVGVVMNVMGWYPQDIYYFIRDFALYLWDLGFDAFGSVGNYLILGAMVVIPVFIILRIVSYRN, encoded by the coding sequence ATGTCGGGCAGGGTGACACGGTTTTTGGGCGACACGCCGGGGCGGACGCTGGTCAAGCTTCTCGTCGTCTCCTTCATCGTTGGCGTCGTGATGAACGTGATGGGCTGGTATCCGCAGGATATCTACTACTTCATCCGTGATTTCGCGCTCTATCTCTGGGATCTTGGTTTCGATGCCTTCGGCAGCGTCGGCAACTACCTGATCCTCGGCGCTATGGTGGTCATCCCCGTCTTCATCATCCTGCGTATCGTCAGCTACCGGAACTGA
- a CDS encoding methyltransferase, which produces MTQLSFSSGDLVADRRADYARMLADGGDFAAAADLMRQALELVPSWPAGHFTLGVLEEKSGRLEAASDAFREVLRLAPTDIYGAGLKLAALGQAQAPSQPPAAYVERLFDDYAERFDAALVEGLSYSIPEKLTALIVANAPDRFKTAVDLGCGTGLLGERLRSRVSFLKGYDISKGMLAKAAEKAVYDQLATADLASGPSDGGVPLPENEALKADLVTAADVFMYFGDLEPVFATAAAIIATNGYFSFSVEDGAADVDWQLQPSLRYRHGEPYLRALLERHGFDIVATERGPIRRDGTNTIIGLLIVARRRSVADMTLADLPLIEVSSDIAPTEVLH; this is translated from the coding sequence ATGACACAACTGTCGTTTTCCTCCGGCGATCTCGTCGCCGATCGGCGCGCCGATTATGCGCGCATGCTCGCCGATGGCGGCGACTTCGCGGCCGCTGCCGATCTCATGCGCCAGGCGCTCGAACTCGTGCCTTCATGGCCGGCAGGCCATTTCACCCTCGGCGTGCTTGAAGAAAAGTCAGGACGTCTCGAAGCCGCGAGCGATGCCTTCCGCGAGGTTCTGCGTCTTGCACCGACGGACATCTACGGCGCCGGGCTGAAGCTCGCGGCGCTGGGCCAGGCACAGGCGCCGAGCCAGCCCCCGGCCGCCTATGTCGAGCGGCTGTTCGACGACTACGCCGAACGCTTCGATGCGGCGCTCGTCGAGGGCCTGTCCTATTCGATCCCCGAGAAGCTGACCGCGCTGATCGTTGCCAACGCGCCCGACCGCTTCAAGACTGCAGTCGATCTCGGCTGCGGAACCGGGCTTCTCGGCGAACGCCTGCGCAGCCGCGTCTCGTTCCTGAAGGGCTACGACATCTCGAAGGGCATGCTGGCAAAGGCTGCGGAAAAGGCGGTCTATGATCAGCTCGCAACCGCAGACCTCGCAAGCGGCCCTAGCGATGGTGGCGTGCCACTGCCGGAAAATGAAGCGCTGAAGGCCGATCTCGTCACCGCCGCCGACGTCTTCATGTATTTCGGCGATCTGGAGCCGGTCTTCGCGACGGCGGCCGCGATCATTGCGACCAACGGCTATTTCTCCTTTTCGGTCGAGGACGGCGCAGCCGACGTCGACTGGCAATTGCAGCCATCCTTGCGTTACAGGCACGGCGAACCGTATCTGCGCGCCCTTCTCGAGCGGCACGGCTTCGACATCGTCGCGACCGAGCGCGGGCCGATCCGCCGCGACGGGACGAACACGATCATTGGCCTTCTGATCGTTGCGCGTCGGCGTTCGGTAGCGGACATGACACTGGCCGATCTGCCGTTGATCGAGGTCTCATCCGATATTGCGCCGACGGAAGTGCTGCACTGA